The Clostridia bacterium genome includes the window AGGATGGCGCAGTCCTTCATTACTACTCTCAACATCAGCACCGAACGAACCGGCGCGCCGCATGGATGCCATTACCCAGGCTATAGGCAACTACCTTGAAAATAGCCCCTTTGCGACCCAATTTTCATCCTGCGTGGCGCCGACACTGTTGGCATGGGGGACTAATGAGCGAATCGGTGCCTAGCGCTCGATAGTGGGCAACGCATATGCGCCATACGCTGCATGTTCGCCGCTAACTGCCCATCTACCTCTATGCATTACCCACATCCATGGAGATACCCGGGCCCGAAGTCTTGACCATCCTGGACTTCTATCTATTTCCGTTAAGGTCGGGGACACGGCGTCTGGCGGAGCAGCGCGGTGCGAGGCCTCGATGGGACACCCGCACTACACTGGCCTTGCTGAGCCTCGGACCGCCTGCTCCTGGAGTTTCCGCGTTCTAGCCGCGCTAGCTGGGCCTGCAGATATTTGCGGTCTCCGGGGCTCAACGCGGAGATTTTTCGCCGTGTGAGTGCAGAAAATCTCCGTCCAACGCCTCAAAAGGGGAGAGGAGTTGCACAGGCACCCCCTATAGGTATCCACCGAGGCACCGCGCCCAAATCGATTCGAGCTACCGGCATACGCTCCCTGGCGCAGGGCGAGTCCTCCGGGCAAGGTATCTACTCCATAAACAAGATGTGCATTCCTTCCAGCGATGTGGGTAACGTGTAGTTCTACCTGGCCTTTTGTGATGCGTTCATAGAGTCTACACCCAGGTTTTTACATCGGCCCAAATTGGCGAGATCGCTAGCCGATACACGATGGCGCCAGCATGGGGGATCCCGGAAACAGTCAGGGCGCTGGTGGCAGACCACTTTGTAACCGTTGTCCTAAACATCGCCTGCCTGAGGTGGTTCATGAGCCAACGACTCTGATATGACTGCATGCTGCAGATCATTGCGGGCGGAGTTCGGGACCAGCAGATCCACGTCCTCTCTCCCGAGCGCCACCGCCACATCAGCCGACACCGACAAGTCATCCAAAAGAGAGATGCCGCCGTCGGTGAGAACGGCAATGTCGACATCGCTTATGGTAGTGGCCTGTTCCGTGACTGTGGAACCCAGGAGATAATCTGCCACAACCTGATCGCGTTTCGTGAGGACAGACACTACTGCGTCCCTGATTCGCTCAACAACGTCACGTCTGCGCACAAAGACCGCCTCCGACAGCCAGACCGGTGACCACCTATTGTGCTCTTGCTCCTATGCCTTCACTATCAATCCCTGGGCTTGCTGAGGCGGCATTTGACTGGAGTTCGGCTGTTCCGTTACCGTTATCGTGACGCTATCC containing:
- a CDS encoding nucleotidyltransferase domain-containing protein, with protein sequence MRRRDVVERIRDAVVSVLTKRDQVVADYLLGSTVTEQATTISDVDIAVLTDGGISLLDDLSVSADVAVALGREDVDLLVPNSARNDLQHAVISESLAHEPPQAGDV